The following DNA comes from Bacillota bacterium.
CCCGGTCAACCTGTTGTTCGCCCTGATGGCCCTGGCTTTCGCCGCAGCCATGGCCGGGTCCTCCCCGGCTTCGACGGCGGTCAGATGGCTTCTAGGTGGTGGAGCGATCATTGGCCTGGTCGTTACCTCCACCCAGCTGGTTGGATGGACTGCCCTGCAAGGCCTGATGATGATCGCCGCGGCCACCACCATCGGGGCTTACCTCTTGCTCGGCCCGCTGTTCCTGGCCCAGGCCTTCGGGCGACCGGCCGGGCCGGAGCCGGCCGTGCCGGTTCACGACTAGGCCCGTTCCCGTCACCCGACCCACAGAGATAAGCTTTCGCATCATCGGGAGGAGAGACAATGCAAGAGAACGTGACTCGTCCGGCGAAGCCGCTCTTTGCCCGGGCGGTCGACTGGCTCGACCAGCGCTACCGCGTCCGGTCGGTTTGGAAGAGCATCGCCGAGCATGAAGTGCCGGCGCACGTCAACTGGATGTACTGCCTCGGCGGAATCACCTTCTTCCTCTTTGGGGTGCAGGCCATCACCGGGATCATCATGGCCTTCTACTACAAGCCCAATCCCGACCAGGCCTACCAGAGCGTCCAGTTCATCGTCTACCAGCTTCCCTTGGGCTGGCTCGTCCGGACGGCGCACCGCTGGGCGGCCGACGGCATGGTCCTGATGGTCATCTTGCACATGCTGCGCGTCTTCTTCACCGGCTCCTACAAGCGTC
Coding sequences within:
- a CDS encoding cytochrome b N-terminal domain-containing protein; the encoded protein is MQENVTRPAKPLFARAVDWLDQRYRVRSVWKSIAEHEVPAHVNWMYCLGGITFFLFGVQAITGIIMAFYYKPNPDQAYQSVQFIVYQLPLGWLVRTAHRWAADGMVLMVILHMLRVFFTGSYKRPRQLNWVVGVFLFVITFTFAITGFLLPWDQQAYWGTSQLLGVVQSTPVVGPILAAVLRGGAAVGAATLRRFFALHVMALPVVILVFLAVHFVVIRRQGISGPL